The nucleotide window CCATGGTGGAAGCGCCTGATTCCCAGGTGGTGGTGGTCCTGAACAAGGGCGGCAAGCTGGTGGGGGCCATCAACCTCTGGAAGCTGTTCAAGGCGGTCAAGCAATCGGTCCTCAAGGACGACAACCTCAAGGCCGACGGCTCCGTGGACTGGGACCAGCAGTTCGCCAACGCATGCCTCATCTGCACCCAGGAACGGCTGGAGGACTCGCTGATCACCGACCCGCCCTTGCTCAAGCCCAACGACCCCATCCTGGTGGTCCTGGACGTGTTCCTCAAATCCCGCCGCGACTGGGCCCTGGTCATGGAAGCGGACAAGGTCATGGGCGTGGTCTACGTCACCGACGTGTACCGGGAAATGACCCGCGACATGGTCCAGATTTTCAAGTAGGCGCATTCGACGCACGCAAAAGGCCGGTCCCCGGGGGACCGGCCTTTTTTCATGCCGAAAAAACGACACCGTCTACGGCTTCAG belongs to Pseudodesulfovibrio portus and includes:
- a CDS encoding CBS domain-containing protein, yielding MMLRKRAWDMMRDEFPTVREDASLAEAIRVMREAMVEAPDSQVVVVLNKGGKLVGAINLWKLFKAVKQSVLKDDNLKADGSVDWDQQFANACLICTQERLEDSLITDPPLLKPNDPILVVLDVFLKSRRDWALVMEADKVMGVVYVTDVYREMTRDMVQIFK